From the genome of Methylocystis echinoides:
GATCTGAAGAAGCTGTCGACCGGCGGCAAGACCGATGCGGTCGCCGACGCGGCGCTGGGCTTCAATGCGCGCTTCGACGTGATCAGCTACGCGCAAGGCGTCGAGCGCATGGGCCCGGTGCGCAACCGGAACGCCAACCGGCCGGTCTGAGGAGGCGCCGGGCCTCTCGGCCGCGGAGGCCCCCGGCTTTGGGCGGCGCGGTCTCGCGCGCGCGTCTCCTTTGGCTCGGGAGCGCCGCGCTTTCCGTGAAAAAAACGTCTTCTTGCGATAGGCTTTGGCAATGAAGACGAATCATCTGCTGGCGGCCTCGGCCGCGCTCGTGCTTTTCGCGGCTCCGGCGCGCGGCGAGTGGTCCTCCTGTCTCGGGGGCCTGCGCCATGCGGCGGCGGGGGCGGGCGTCAGCCAACAGACCGTCGCCGCGGCGACCGATGGGCTCGAGCCCAACGACGCCGTGAGCTTCATGGACAAGCAGCCCGAGTTCACGACGCCGGTGTGGGACTATGTCGCGGGCCTCGTCGACGAGGAGCGCGTCGCGGAAGGGCGCGTCCTGCTGCAGAAATATTCCAGCGCCCTGCACGCCGCCGAAGCCCGTTATGGCGTCGATCCGGCGACGGTGGTCGCGGTCTGGGGCGTCGAGTCGGATTTCGGCAAGAGTTTCGGCAAGCGGCCGGTCGTGCAGTCGCTCGCCACGCTCGCCTGCGAGGCGCCGCGCCGCAACGACTATTGGCGCAAGGAATTCGTCGCGGCGCTCAAGATCCTCGACAATGGCGACATCCGCGGCGACGAGTTCATGGGCTCCTGGGCCGGCGCCTTCGGCCATACGCAGTTCATGCCCTCGACGTTCCTCGGCACGGCGGTCGATCTCGACGGCGACGGCCGCCGCAATATCGCGAGCTCCGCCGCCGACTCGCTCGGCTCGACGGCCAATTTCCTCAGAAAGAGCGGCTGGCGCGCCGGCGAACATTGGGGTTTCGAGGTCCGCTTGCCCGAAGGCTATTCCGGACCCTCCGGCCGCACCCACAAACAGCCCATGTCGTTTTGGG
Proteins encoded in this window:
- a CDS encoding lytic murein transglycosylase, producing the protein MKTNHLLAASAALVLFAAPARGEWSSCLGGLRHAAAGAGVSQQTVAAATDGLEPNDAVSFMDKQPEFTTPVWDYVAGLVDEERVAEGRVLLQKYSSALHAAEARYGVDPATVVAVWGVESDFGKSFGKRPVVQSLATLACEAPRRNDYWRKEFVAALKILDNGDIRGDEFMGSWAGAFGHTQFMPSTFLGTAVDLDGDGRRNIASSAADSLGSTANFLRKSGWRAGEHWGFEVRLPEGYSGPSGRTHKQPMSFWEARGITRLDGGGLGGGSAGLMLPAGRNGPAFLVTKNFDAIYSYNAAESYALAISVLSDMLRGRPGIQTPWPTDDPGLSRAERRELQALLTRAGYDVGDADGVIGTKTKEAIADYQSRVGLPRNGRASLKVLKALRGG